The Lycium ferocissimum isolate CSIRO_LF1 chromosome 10, AGI_CSIRO_Lferr_CH_V1, whole genome shotgun sequence genome window below encodes:
- the LOC132032836 gene encoding uncharacterized protein LOC132032836 isoform X1, producing the protein MMGTEDKTLFCFCHWGGKNEVLPDGSTSYVGGITDQIIVKIGIKYNDFMNAVFDRLSIDPSDEVLQFTVKFDKAQLIRLRDQEGVNTLLQFNDGFAHVYASSSGKEPNSAVAANMATTRVSTTEVEAVSLGSAEEEQVSADTPIPTPSHQWITDGTPDAAANWSELLVGEGQAFEIAAAFRLSVFKYSIANRFHYRILHNKPRYISIHCASDGCPWKLSVGIEKKSQNVSIRKFVDSHSHPPLDSSQLKPRIRMKWLGGIMQEDILGSPDCLPRKVCEDAEKNLAIKLTYRQAWSVKQRIREAIDEKSGESYKLIPWLCNRLTEAVPGTIAT; encoded by the exons ATGATGGGAACTGAAGATAAAACGCTGTTTTGTTTCTGCCATTGGGGCGGAAAGAACGAAGTACTTCCAGATGGATCCACTTCATATGTGGGAGGTATTACCGATCAGATTATTGTGAAGATAGGCATAAAGTACAATGATTTTATGAATGCAGTTTTCGATCGGTTAAGCATTGATCCTTCAGATGAAGTCTTGCAGTTTACAGTGAAGTTTGATAAGGCTCAATTGATACGACTGAGAGACCAAGAAGGTGTCAATACTTTGTTACAATTTAATGACGGTTTTGCCCATGTTTATGCATCAAGTTCCGGAAAGGAGCCTAATTCTGCAGTTGCTGCTAATATGGCTACCACTAG GGTTTCAACCACTGAGGTCGAAGCAGTCTCTCTCGGAAGCGCTGAGGAAGAACAAGTGAGTGCCGATACTCCAATTCCCACACCTTCACATCAATGGATCACTGATGGAACTCCAGATGCTGCTGCCAACTGGAGTGAATTGCTTGTTGGGGAAGGACAAGCTTTCGAGATCGCCGCTGCTTTTAGGCTATCAGTTTTCAAGTACTCGATCGCGAATAGATTTCACTACAGGATTTTGCACAACAAACCTAGATATATTAGCATACATTGTGCCTCTGATGGCTGCCCGTGGAAATTAAGTGTTGGGATCGAGAAAAAATCTCAAAATGTTTCCATTAGGAAATTTGTTGATTCTCACTCGCATCCTCCTCTAGATTCATCGCAACTTAAGCCTCGGATTAGGATGAAGTGGTTGGGTGGTATCATGCAAGAAGATATATTGGGAAGTCCGGATTGTTTGCCTCGTAAAGTGTGCGAGGATGCTGAAAAGAATTTGGCGATCAAATTGACCTACCGTCAGGCTTGGAGTGTAAAGCAGAGGATTCGCGAGGCAATTGATGAGAAGTCAGGTGAATCCTATAAATTAATTCCCTGGCTATGCAATCGGTTAACCGAAGCAGTGCCCGGAACTATCGCTACATAA
- the LOC132032836 gene encoding uncharacterized protein LOC132032836 isoform X2 — protein MDPLHMWEFTVKFDKAQLIRLRDQEGVNTLLQFNDGFAHVYASSSGKEPNSAVAANMATTRVSTTEVEAVSLGSAEEEQVSADTPIPTPSHQWITDGTPDAAANWSELLVGEGQAFEIAAAFRLSVFKYSIANRFHYRILHNKPRYISIHCASDGCPWKLSVGIEKKSQNVSIRKFVDSHSHPPLDSSQLKPRIRMKWLGGIMQEDILGSPDCLPRKVCEDAEKNLAIKLTYRQAWSVKQRIREAIDEKSGESYKLIPWLCNRLTEAVPGTIAT, from the exons ATGGATCCACTTCATATGTGGGAG TTTACAGTGAAGTTTGATAAGGCTCAATTGATACGACTGAGAGACCAAGAAGGTGTCAATACTTTGTTACAATTTAATGACGGTTTTGCCCATGTTTATGCATCAAGTTCCGGAAAGGAGCCTAATTCTGCAGTTGCTGCTAATATGGCTACCACTAG GGTTTCAACCACTGAGGTCGAAGCAGTCTCTCTCGGAAGCGCTGAGGAAGAACAAGTGAGTGCCGATACTCCAATTCCCACACCTTCACATCAATGGATCACTGATGGAACTCCAGATGCTGCTGCCAACTGGAGTGAATTGCTTGTTGGGGAAGGACAAGCTTTCGAGATCGCCGCTGCTTTTAGGCTATCAGTTTTCAAGTACTCGATCGCGAATAGATTTCACTACAGGATTTTGCACAACAAACCTAGATATATTAGCATACATTGTGCCTCTGATGGCTGCCCGTGGAAATTAAGTGTTGGGATCGAGAAAAAATCTCAAAATGTTTCCATTAGGAAATTTGTTGATTCTCACTCGCATCCTCCTCTAGATTCATCGCAACTTAAGCCTCGGATTAGGATGAAGTGGTTGGGTGGTATCATGCAAGAAGATATATTGGGAAGTCCGGATTGTTTGCCTCGTAAAGTGTGCGAGGATGCTGAAAAGAATTTGGCGATCAAATTGACCTACCGTCAGGCTTGGAGTGTAAAGCAGAGGATTCGCGAGGCAATTGATGAGAAGTCAGGTGAATCCTATAAATTAATTCCCTGGCTATGCAATCGGTTAACCGAAGCAGTGCCCGGAACTATCGCTACATAA
- the LOC132034719 gene encoding uncharacterized protein LOC132034719, translating to MHRGKQIQAVSYDCSILGFHVRCRPLIFIDVYNLNGLHKDSSFIVASALDADNEMYPLSYGVLLSMNEEDLLWFLEKLKLVVQNREVVVVSGSGLPFLSSLDKMFGDENHSFCFHCIKENFNKFVDGNTAFKVQGRGKEIAVKYLTDIAYARTLDSYNEALGKICSFRRELYDWSNKLKIKEWNLPIGPRVAEKIFENQKVGDHLAVTVLSDVEFKLGDLHGREEVVNLKLWTCTCLEWQMTGIPCSHACNAITMASMNIYQYVADWYKRETQEHIYAEVMDELAKFGIPHPDDIVSSASSGNDVVLCPLSPRVKRPPGRPRKEPKGLQVETVKRPIRCSKCGGVGHNKRTKCSSVAQ from the exons ATGCACCGAGGAAAACAGATTCAAGCGGTGTCATATGATTGCTCGATACTTGGGTTCCACGTCAGATGTAGACCTTTAATCTTTATCGATGTTTACAACTTGAATGGGCTCCACAAAGACAGCTCCTTTATAGTTGCTTCGGCTTTGGATGCGGATAACGAGATGTATCCTCTATCTTACGGCGTTCTCCTGTCCATGAACGAGGAAGATCTTCTGTGGTTTCTAGAAAAGCTAAAGCTCGTTGTGCAGAATCGCGAGGTCGTCGTTGTTTCTGGCTCGGGTCTCCCTTTCCTCTCCAGCTTGGACAAAATGTTTGGCGATGAAAACCACAGCTTTTGTTTTCATTGCATAAAAGagaattttaataaatttgtgGACGGAAATACAGCCTTTAAAGTGCAGGGGAGAGGAAAGGAGATTGCAGTTAAGTACTTGACTGACATTGCATATGCGCGAACACTAGATAGTTATAATGAAGCTCTAGGAAAGATCTGTTCTTTCCGAAGAGAATTGTATGATTGG AGTAACAAGCTCAAAATCAAAGAATGGAACCTTCCGATCGGTCCTCGGGTTGCTGAAAAGATTTTCGAAAACCAAAAAGTCGGTGATCACCTAGCGGTGACGGTTCTATCTGATGTTGAGTTTAAATTAGGGGACCTGCATGGCAGAGAAGAAGTTGTAAACCTCAAACTCTGGACATGTACATGTTTAGAGTGGCAAATGACTGGGATCCCGTGCAGCCATGCATGCAACGCGATTACCATGGCCAGTATGAATATTTATCAGTATGTTGCTGATTGGTACAAAAGGGAGACTCAAGAACATATATATGCTGAAGTTATGGATGAACTAGCAAAATTTGGTATACCACATCCGGATGATATTGTTTCTTCGGCTTCCTCAGGTAATGACGTTGTGCTATGTCCACTTTCACCGCGTGTTAAAAGACCTCCTGGTCGTCCCCGGAAAGAACCTAAAGGACTTCAAGTTGAAACTGTAAAAAGACCTATACGGTGTTCCAAGTGTGGCGGCGTTGGACATAATAAACGTACTAAATGCAGTTCTGTAGCACAGTAA